The Onychomys torridus chromosome 4, mOncTor1.1, whole genome shotgun sequence genome includes a window with the following:
- the Lhx2 gene encoding LIM/homeobox protein Lhx2 isoform X1, translating to MLFHSLSGPEVHGVIDEMDRRAKSEAPAISSAIDRGDTETTMPSISSDRAALCAGCGGKISDRYYLLAVDKQWHMRCLKCCECKLNLDSELTCFSKDGSIYCKEDYYRRFSVQRCARCHLGISASEMVMRARDLVYHLNCFTCTTCNKMLTTGDHFGMKDSLVYCRLHFEALLQGEYPAHFNHADVAAAAAAAAAAKSAGLGAAGANPLGLPYYNGVGTVQKGRPRKRKSPGPGADLAAYNAALSCNENDAEHLDRDQPYPSSQKTKRMRTSFKHHQLRTMKSYFAINHNPDAKDLKQLAQKTGLTKRVLQVWFQNARAKFRRNLLRQENTGVDKTSDATLQTGTPSGPASELSNASLSPSSTPTTLTDLTSPTLPTVTSVLTSVPGNLEGHEPHSPSQTTLTNLF from the exons ATGCTGTTCCACAGTCTGTCGGGCCCCGAGGTGCACGGGGTCATCGACGAGATGGACCGCAGGGCCAAGAGCGAGGCTCCGGCCATCAGCTCCGCGATCGACCGCGGCGACACGGAGACG ACCATGCCATCCATCAGCAGTGACCGAGCCGCGTTGTGTGCTGGCTGTGGGGGCAAGATCTCTGACAGATACTACCTGCTGGCAGTGGACAAGCAGTGGCACATGCGCTGCCTCAAGTGCTGTGAATGTAAGCTCAACCTGGACTCAGAACTCACCTGCTTCAGCAAGGACGGCAGCATCTACTGTAAAGAAGACTACTACAG GCGGTTCTCTGTGCAGCGCTGCGCCCGCTGCCACCTGGGCATCTCGGCCTCAGAGATGGTGATGCGTGCTCGGGACTTGGTTTATCATCTTAATTGCTTCACATGCACCACGTGTAACAAGATGCTGACCACCGGCGACCACTTCGGCatgaaggacagcctggtctattgCCGCTTGCACTTCGAGGCACTGCTGCAGGGCGAATACCCAGCACACTTCAACCATGCCGAcgtggcggcggcagcagcggcagccGCCGCGGCTAAGAGTGCAGGATTGGGCGCAGCCGGGGCTAACCCACTGGGTCTTCCCTACTACAACGGCGTGGGCACTGTGCAGAAAGGGAGGCCGAGAAAGCGCAAGAGTCCGGGACCCGGGGCGGATCTGGCAGCTTACAATGCCG CGTTGAGCTGTAACGAGAACGATGCGGAACACCTGGATCGGGACCAGCCCTACCCTAGCAGCCAAAAGACGAAGCGCATGCGCACCTCCTTCAAGCACCACCAGCTTCGGACAATGAAGTCTTACTTTGCAATTAACCACAATCCCGATGCCAAGGACTTGAAGCAGCTCGCGCAGAAGACCGGTCTCACCAAGAGAGTTCTCCAG GTCTGGTTTCAGAATGCCCGGGCCAAGTTCAGACGCAACCTTTTACGGCAGGAAAACACGGGCGTGGACAAGACATCAGATGCCACGCTGCAGACAGGGACGCCGTCGGGGCCCGCCTCGGAGCTGTCCAACGCCTCACTCAGCCCCTCCAGCACCCCCACCACCCTCACAGACTTGACTAGCCCCACCCTGCCGACTGTGACGTCAGTCTTAACTTCTGTGCCTGGCAACCTGGAGGGCCACGAGCCCCACAGCCCTTCACAAACGACTCTTACCAACCTTTTCTAA
- the Lhx2 gene encoding LIM/homeobox protein Lhx2 isoform X2, producing MPSISSDRAALCAGCGGKISDRYYLLAVDKQWHMRCLKCCECKLNLDSELTCFSKDGSIYCKEDYYRRFSVQRCARCHLGISASEMVMRARDLVYHLNCFTCTTCNKMLTTGDHFGMKDSLVYCRLHFEALLQGEYPAHFNHADVAAAAAAAAAAKSAGLGAAGANPLGLPYYNGVGTVQKGRPRKRKSPGPGADLAAYNAALSCNENDAEHLDRDQPYPSSQKTKRMRTSFKHHQLRTMKSYFAINHNPDAKDLKQLAQKTGLTKRVLQVWFQNARAKFRRNLLRQENTGVDKTSDATLQTGTPSGPASELSNASLSPSSTPTTLTDLTSPTLPTVTSVLTSVPGNLEGHEPHSPSQTTLTNLF from the exons ATGCCATCCATCAGCAGTGACCGAGCCGCGTTGTGTGCTGGCTGTGGGGGCAAGATCTCTGACAGATACTACCTGCTGGCAGTGGACAAGCAGTGGCACATGCGCTGCCTCAAGTGCTGTGAATGTAAGCTCAACCTGGACTCAGAACTCACCTGCTTCAGCAAGGACGGCAGCATCTACTGTAAAGAAGACTACTACAG GCGGTTCTCTGTGCAGCGCTGCGCCCGCTGCCACCTGGGCATCTCGGCCTCAGAGATGGTGATGCGTGCTCGGGACTTGGTTTATCATCTTAATTGCTTCACATGCACCACGTGTAACAAGATGCTGACCACCGGCGACCACTTCGGCatgaaggacagcctggtctattgCCGCTTGCACTTCGAGGCACTGCTGCAGGGCGAATACCCAGCACACTTCAACCATGCCGAcgtggcggcggcagcagcggcagccGCCGCGGCTAAGAGTGCAGGATTGGGCGCAGCCGGGGCTAACCCACTGGGTCTTCCCTACTACAACGGCGTGGGCACTGTGCAGAAAGGGAGGCCGAGAAAGCGCAAGAGTCCGGGACCCGGGGCGGATCTGGCAGCTTACAATGCCG CGTTGAGCTGTAACGAGAACGATGCGGAACACCTGGATCGGGACCAGCCCTACCCTAGCAGCCAAAAGACGAAGCGCATGCGCACCTCCTTCAAGCACCACCAGCTTCGGACAATGAAGTCTTACTTTGCAATTAACCACAATCCCGATGCCAAGGACTTGAAGCAGCTCGCGCAGAAGACCGGTCTCACCAAGAGAGTTCTCCAG GTCTGGTTTCAGAATGCCCGGGCCAAGTTCAGACGCAACCTTTTACGGCAGGAAAACACGGGCGTGGACAAGACATCAGATGCCACGCTGCAGACAGGGACGCCGTCGGGGCCCGCCTCGGAGCTGTCCAACGCCTCACTCAGCCCCTCCAGCACCCCCACCACCCTCACAGACTTGACTAGCCCCACCCTGCCGACTGTGACGTCAGTCTTAACTTCTGTGCCTGGCAACCTGGAGGGCCACGAGCCCCACAGCCCTTCACAAACGACTCTTACCAACCTTTTCTAA